One region of uncultured Sulfurimonas sp. genomic DNA includes:
- a CDS encoding HAMP domain-containing sensor histidine kinase, producing MSVLKNLDIDLPQREKKTLYRFLSLYIFFTLVILSLTISLYYTLQKELASSQRTIALNQYADNFLTLLEDLHNDKTDTLLYPRDEKFKTSLYAEDYKLIYSTLQKPKNLLTEISYTNNKIIRYVTHPQMYYLNTQYIIVETSDDKEWLKKTIKTIIIYSLIFFILMLVIGYFLLNLFLKPMKDALHLLDIFIKDTTHELNTPVSTIMTNIELIDKENIKDKYLLKIINRIDMGAKTISNIYDDLTYLLLNNKIISNDKDINLKKLVEQRVEYFSSLANMRKIKIITKLNPDATLYIDEKKVSKLIDNILSNAIKYNKINGSIYINLDVNKLSIKDTGKGIKKEDISLVQNRYVRIDKSVGGFGIGLNIVKMICLEYKLNIDIQSKIDNFTEISISW from the coding sequence TTGTCAGTATTAAAAAACTTGGATATAGATTTACCACAACGTGAAAAAAAAACACTATATAGATTTTTATCTTTATATATTTTTTTTACCTTAGTTATTTTAAGCCTTACCATATCACTATATTATACCCTTCAAAAAGAGTTAGCATCTAGCCAAAGAACAATTGCTTTAAATCAATATGCAGATAATTTTTTGACATTATTGGAAGATTTACATAACGATAAAACAGACACCCTACTCTATCCAAGAGATGAAAAATTTAAAACTTCTTTGTACGCAGAAGATTACAAACTTATATATTCAACTCTTCAAAAACCAAAAAACCTACTTACTGAGATATCATATACAAACAATAAAATCATAAGATACGTTACGCATCCACAAATGTATTATCTAAATACTCAATATATTATTGTAGAAACAAGTGATGATAAAGAGTGGCTTAAAAAAACCATCAAAACCATTATAATATATAGTTTAATATTTTTTATTCTTATGTTAGTTATAGGATATTTTTTACTCAATCTTTTTTTAAAACCTATGAAAGATGCACTGCATCTACTAGATATATTTATAAAAGACACAACCCATGAGCTAAACACTCCAGTAAGTACAATTATGACAAACATTGAACTCATTGATAAAGAAAATATAAAAGATAAATATCTTCTAAAAATAATCAACAGAATAGATATGGGTGCAAAAACTATCTCAAATATATATGATGACCTAACTTATCTTTTATTAAATAACAAGATAATTTCAAATGATAAAGATATAAATTTAAAAAAATTAGTAGAACAAAGAGTTGAATATTTCTCAAGCTTAGCAAATATGAGAAAAATAAAAATCATTACTAAGTTGAATCCAGATGCTACACTTTATATTGATGAAAAAAAAGTCTCAAAACTTATTGATAATATATTATCAAATGCAATTAAGTACAACAAAATCAATGGCTCAATCTACATAAACCTAGATGTAAACAAACTTAGCATCAAAGACACAGGCAAAGGTATTAAAAAAGAAGATATATCTTTGGTACAAAATAGATATGTAAGAATTGATAAAAGTGTAGGCGGATTTGGCATCGGACTTAACATTGTTAAAATGATTTGTCTTGAGTATAAACTAAACATAGATATACAATCTAAAATAGACAATTTTACAGAAATCTCCATAAGCTGGTAA
- a CDS encoding response regulator transcription factor codes for MKKRLLLLEDDMALNETIVDYFENLGFDIIAVYDGNTALDAIYENNFDLLLLDVNVPDINGFEILKSIRKQNISTPAIFITSLNSMVDLESGYESGCDDYIRKPFALKELKLRVESILKRDFFHNDSSKIEIDSNIYYNTQNDILSVNSKEIQLNNKDAKLLKLFLQNKDKLVTHEKIYTTLWEYGEEISESALRTYIKNLRKYLGKEKIVSIKKLGYRFTTT; via the coding sequence ATGAAAAAGAGACTTCTACTTCTTGAAGATGATATGGCTTTAAATGAGACTATTGTTGATTATTTTGAAAATCTTGGGTTTGACATAATAGCTGTATATGATGGAAACACTGCTTTAGATGCTATATATGAAAACAATTTTGACTTACTTTTACTTGATGTTAATGTTCCAGATATAAATGGTTTTGAAATATTAAAAAGTATAAGGAAACAAAATATAAGCACACCTGCTATTTTTATAACTTCCTTAAATTCTATGGTTGATTTGGAGAGTGGTTATGAGAGTGGCTGTGATGACTATATACGAAAACCTTTTGCTCTTAAAGAGTTGAAATTAAGAGTAGAGAGCATCTTAAAAAGAGATTTTTTTCATAATGATTCAAGTAAAATAGAGATAGATTCAAACATTTATTATAATACTCAAAATGATATATTGAGTGTAAATTCCAAAGAGATACAACTAAACAACAAAGATGCTAAGCTGTTAAAACTTTTTTTGCAAAACAAAGATAAACTTGTAACACATGAAAAAATATATACAACTTTATGGGAGTATGGAGAAGAGATAAGCGAAAGCGCTTTGCGCACTTATATAAAAAACTTACGAAAATATTTAGGGAAAGAAAAAATTGTCAGTATTAAAAAACTTGGATATAGATTTACCACAACGTGA
- a CDS encoding response regulator transcription factor, with the protein MLTSKEILKYTKNLSILFVEDHDELRENTAEILKNFFNIVDYAEDGKIALKKYKDYHKENSKYYDIVLSDIQMPNLNGVDLTSKLYEINPAQLLIILSAHDDTKYLLPLINLGIEQFVKKPIDYQELLRALLNSSKKVQQENITISKPIISKKIRLSDNVIFDKDNSSLVQNDKMIYLTKYEIIFMQFLSDTIGKIYSNEDIANQYELLEENLDIQNIRKLVSKLRKKLPENSLESIYGIGYRIIPYVDE; encoded by the coding sequence AAGAGAAAATACAGCCGAAATATTAAAAAACTTTTTCAATATTGTTGATTATGCTGAAGATGGAAAAATAGCTTTAAAAAAATACAAAGATTATCATAAAGAGAACTCAAAATACTATGATATTGTACTTAGCGATATTCAGATGCCAAACTTAAATGGTGTTGATTTAACCTCTAAATTATACGAAATAAACCCTGCTCAATTATTGATAATATTATCTGCTCATGATGATACTAAATATTTACTACCACTTATAAATCTTGGTATAGAGCAGTTTGTTAAAAAACCTATTGACTATCAAGAACTTCTTAGAGCTTTACTAAACAGCTCAAAAAAAGTTCAACAAGAAAATATCACTATATCAAAACCAATTATTAGCAAAAAAATACGTTTGAGTGATAATGTGATTTTTGATAAAGATAACAGCTCTTTAGTACAAAATGACAAAATGATTTACTTAACAAAATATGAAATAATTTTTATGCAATTTTTAAGTGATACTATTGGTAAAATCTATTCAAATGAAGATATAGCAAATCAATACGAACTACTAGAAGAAAATCTTGATATTCAAAATATTAGAAAATTAGTTTCCAAACTAAGAAAAAAACTTCCTGAAAATTCTCTAGAGAGCATCTATGGCATTGGCTATAGAATAATCCCTTATGTAGATGAATAA